From Pseudomonas arsenicoxydans:
CGGTCAGGGCCGGACGACCGAATTCATTGTTGAACGCGGCGCCACCCAGTGGGCCTTCGATCATGATGTCCAGCGCGGTAACGATGCGCTCAGGCTTGCCGTACGGCACTTCCCACGGCTGTTCAAAGCCCGGGATTTGCAGGTTGGACACGGTGAAACCGGTCAGGCCGGCCTTTGGCTTGGCACCGCGACCGGTTGCGCCTTCGTCACGAATCTCGCCACCGGAACCAGTGGATGCGCCCGGGAACGGGGCAATCGCGGTCGGGTGGTTGTGGGTTTCGACTTTCATCAGGATGTGCACCGGTTCCTGCACCGCGCCGTACTGGCGGGTTTCAGGGTCCGGGAAGAAACGGCCGGCGACGTTACCGACGATCACCGAAGCGTTGTCCTTGTAAGCCGACAGAACGCCTTCGCTGTGCATCACGTAGGTGTTCTTGATCATGCCGAACAGGCTTTTTTCCTGGCTCTGACCGTCGATGTCCCAACTGGCGTTGAAGATCTTGTGACGGCAGTGCTCGGAGTTCGCCTGGGCGAACATCATCAGTTCGATGTCATGCGGGTTGCGCTTCAAGCCGATGAAGGCGTTGACCAGGTAATCGATCTCGTCTTCGGCCAGGGCCAGGCCCAGCTCGGTGTTGGCTTTTTCCAGCGCGGCGCGGCCGCCACCGAGCACGTCGATCGCGGTCAGCGGCTTCGGCGTGGCGTGGCTGAAGAGGCCGGCGGCCTGCTCAAGGTTGCCAAGGACGATCTGGGTCATGCGGTCATGCAGCACATCCGAGATCAGCTGCGCCTGGGCGTCGCTGAACTGACCGGCAACGTAGAACGCGATGCCGCGCTCCAGGCGCTGGATCTTGGTCAGGCCGCAGTTGCGAGCGATGTCGCTGGCCTTGCTGGACCACGGCGAAATGGTGCCGAAACGCGGCAACACCAGGAACAGACGACCGGCTGGCTCTTGTACCGGAACACTTGGGCCGTACTTCAGAAGGCGCGCAAGCACCTGCTGTTCGTCGCCGGTCAGGACGCCGGTAACTTCGGCGAAGTGAGCGAATTCAGCATACAAGCCGCTGACAGCCGGGACCTTCTGGCTCAGTTGCTCAAGGAGTTTGCTGTGGCGAAAGGCAGAAAGGGCAGGAGCGCCGCGCAGGATCAACATCTTCGGGACAGCCTCGGGAAGGGGTGTGCTTTGAGGCCGTGCATTCTAGCCTAAACCGCCCGCGACATCACCCGAAACGGTACGCACGGCCGTACCCGAACGTCGGGCCGGGTATTCCGACCTGAATTCGGGGGCTGGCAACGGATATTTTTGCTGTCACAAAAAACGCTTGAAGCCCATTCCTGTGGGCTCCAAGCGGGTTTTTCACTCCCTATCAGACAAGCCCTTCTCTGTCGAGATATGGCGCTCGTGGTCCTTTGCGTATACTGCGCAAATGTTTTCCCCAACGGCTTTGCGTCCGCGGTACGCCAAATGGCTGATCGCAACCGGACTCTTCCTGATGCTCAGTGGCTGTGTTGATAAACCCAACACGCTGGAGCGCGTAAAGGAGGATGGCGTGCTGCGGGTAATTACCCGAAACAGCCCCGCCACCTACTTTCAGGATCGCAACGGTGAAACCGGCTTCGAATACGAGCTGGTGAAGCGTTTCGCCGACGATCTGGGGGTGAAACTCAAGATCGAGACCGCCGACAACCTCGACGACCTGTTCAGTCAGGTAGGCAAGCCCAACGGGCCGGTGCTCGCCGCTGCCGGCCTGGTCAGCAGCGAAGAACGCAAAAAGCAGGTGCGGTTTTCCCACCCTTATCTGGAAGTCACCCCTCAGGTCATCTACCGCAACGGCCAATCGCGGCCGACCGATGCGGGAGACCTGGTCGGCAAGAAGATCATGGTGCTCAAGGGCAGCACCCACGCCGAGCAACTGGCACAGCTGAAAAAGAAATTCCCCGGCATTGAATACGAAGAGTCCGACGCGGTTGAAGTCGTCGACCTGCTGCGCATGGTGGACGAAGGTCAGATCGACCTGACCCTGGTCGACTCCAACGAAGTGGCGATGAACCAGGTCTACTTCCCCAATGTGCGCGTGGCCTTCGACCTCGGCGACGCCAGCAATCAGAGCTGGGCAGTGGCGGCCGGCGATGACAACAGCCTGCTCAACGAAATCAACGCCTACCTCGACAAGGTGAAGGAAAACGGCACCCTGCAACGCCTCAAGGACCGTTACTACGGCCATGTCGACGTCCTCGGCTACATGGGCGCCACCACCTTCGCCCAACACTTGCAGCAGCGGCTGCCGAAATACGAACAGCACTTCAAGGCCTACGCCAAGAAAGAGAAAGTCGACTGGCGCCTGCTGGCGGCAATTGGTTATCAGGAATCGCTATGGCAAGCGGCAGTCACGTCCAAGACCGGCGTGCGCGGGCTGATGATGCTGACCCAGAACACGGCGCAAGCCATGGGCGTGTCCAATCGCCTCGACCCTAAACAAAGCATCATGGGCGGCGCGAAATACCTGAGCTACATGAAGGATCAGCTGGATGAATCGATCCAGGAACCGGATCGCACCTGGTTTGCACTAGCGGCCTACAACGTCGGCAGCGGCCACCTGGATGACGCGCGCAAACTGGCGGCCAAGGAAGGACTGAATCCGGACAAGTGGCTGGACGTGAAGAAGATCCTGCCGCGCCTGTCAGAGAAAAAGTGGTACAGCAAGACGCGTTACGGCTACGCCCGGGGCGGCGAGCCGGTGCACTTCGTGGCGAACATCCGTCGCTACTACGACATCCTGACGTGGGTCACACAGCCGCAGCTTGAAGGCAATCAGGTGGCAGAGGGCAACCTGCACGTGCCTGGGGTCGACAAGACCAAGCCAAATGTGGAAAACCCGCCGCTTTAAATCCCAATACAAATCCAATGTGGGAGCGGGCTTGCCCGCGATGGCGGTGTGACTGACACATTGATGTCGAATGCACCTATACCATCGCGGGCAAGCCCGCTCCCACAGGGTCTTGTGTTGTATCAGGCCTTGGCAGCAGCGGCCAGGATCAGAGCTTTCATTTCCGACACTGCCGACTTGAACCCGACAAACAACGCATGAGCCACCAGCGCATGGCCGATGTTCAGTTCGTTAATGCCCTTGATCGCGGCCACCGCTTCAACGTTGTGATAGTGCAGACCGTGACCGGCGTTGACGATCAACCCCTGGGCCAAACCAAAGGCCACACCGTCAGCGACCCGCTTGAGCTCTTCAGCCACTTCGGTAGGCGTCTCGGCATCGGCGTAACGGCCAGTGTGCAATTCGATGGCTGGGGCGCCGACGCGACGTGACGCTTCGATCTGCCGCTCGTCCGCGTCGATGAACAGCGACACTTCACAACCGATCTTCGCCAACCGATCCACCGCGGCCTTGATCCGCGCTTCCTGCCCAGCGACGTCCAGGCCAC
This genomic window contains:
- the mltF gene encoding membrane-bound lytic murein transglycosylase MltF — translated: MFSPTALRPRYAKWLIATGLFLMLSGCVDKPNTLERVKEDGVLRVITRNSPATYFQDRNGETGFEYELVKRFADDLGVKLKIETADNLDDLFSQVGKPNGPVLAAAGLVSSEERKKQVRFSHPYLEVTPQVIYRNGQSRPTDAGDLVGKKIMVLKGSTHAEQLAQLKKKFPGIEYEESDAVEVVDLLRMVDEGQIDLTLVDSNEVAMNQVYFPNVRVAFDLGDASNQSWAVAAGDDNSLLNEINAYLDKVKENGTLQRLKDRYYGHVDVLGYMGATTFAQHLQQRLPKYEQHFKAYAKKEKVDWRLLAAIGYQESLWQAAVTSKTGVRGLMMLTQNTAQAMGVSNRLDPKQSIMGGAKYLSYMKDQLDESIQEPDRTWFALAAYNVGSGHLDDARKLAAKEGLNPDKWLDVKKILPRLSEKKWYSKTRYGYARGGEPVHFVANIRRYYDILTWVTQPQLEGNQVAEGNLHVPGVDKTKPNVENPPL
- the pdxJ gene encoding pyridoxine 5'-phosphate synthase, with the translated sequence MTTSNRILLGVNIDHVATLRQARGTRYPDPVKAALDAEEAGADGITVHLREDRRHIQERDVLLLKDVLQTRMNFEMGVTEEMMAFAERIRPAHICLVPETRQELTTEGGLDVAGQEARIKAAVDRLAKIGCEVSLFIDADERQIEASRRVGAPAIELHTGRYADAETPTEVAEELKRVADGVAFGLAQGLIVNAGHGLHYHNVEAVAAIKGINELNIGHALVAHALFVGFKSAVSEMKALILAAAAKA